From the Polaribacter tangerinus genome, the window TGAAAATATTGATGATTTATTTGATGAATTTGTAACTTCTCCAAAAGTTTTTCATTACAGAAATAAAATGGAATATGGGTTTTCTGCCATTGGCTACGACAGAGTTAACAAAACAGATAAAGATGAATTTACTCTAGGCTTTAAAAGACGTGGTGTTTGGTGGATGGGCGATAATCTCGAAAAAGATTCTGGCCTATTTGACAAACAATTAGAAGACAACCTACATGTAATTAGAGCCTATTGCAAAGACACAGGTTTACAACCTTGGCACGGTCCGAAAAGAGAAGGTTTTTTTAGATATTTTGTAGTACGAAAATCGTTTAAAACAAACGAATTACTTTGTAACTTAGTAACTACCTCCGATGGTTTAGAGAATTTCGACTTAAAAAAATTCGCAATTTTTTTAGAAAATATCCTAGGCAATCGTTTAGCGGGATTTTTACATACCATAAATGATGAAACGGGTGATAGAACAATTGCAACAACCGGAAATATTAAATTAATTTACGGTAAAGATAAAATTGTAGAAGAACTGCTAGGATTGAATTTTGAGATTAGTATGAAAAGTTTTTTTCAAACAAACCCAAAATGTGCCGAAAAATTATACAGTAAAGTAGTAGATTATGTATTGGAAGACAAAACTAAAGTAGACAATACAGTAGTAATGGATTTATTTTGCGGAACAGGTACAATTGGTCAAATAGTTGCCTCTAAGAGTGTTAATACAAAAATTATAGGCGTAGATATTGTAGCTGCAGCAATTGAAGATGCAAAAAAGAATGCAAAAAGAAACAATATAAACGGTTTGCAATTTTTTGCAGCGGATGTGGGTAAGTTTTTAATTGAACATCCAACATATAAAAATACTATTAAAACCATCATTTTAGATCCCGCAAGAGCAGGTATCGCACCAAAAACATTACAAAAGATAATCAACTTAAATGCCGATAGAATGGTATATGTATCTTGTAATCCTGCAACGCAAGCAAGAGATACCGAATTGTTGGCTATAGCGGGTTATGAAATGAAAAAAATAAGTTTGGTAGATCAATTTCCACATACTAGTCATATTGAAACTGTGGCATTATTTGAAAAAAAATAAAAAATAACAATTATGAAGAAATTAAACGATTTTGAAATTAATAAAAAGTTAGAAGGATTAATAGACTGGGAATATTACGATAATGCTTTACATACCGATTTCGAATTTGATAATTTTAAAGATTGCATGTCTGCAATGAACAGAATTGCATTTGAGTGTGAGGCGCTTAACCATCATCCAGAGTGGACTAATATTTACAATACTTTAGATATTACATTAACCACTCATGATGCAGATGGTGTTACAGAATTAGATTTTAATCTCGCAGCTGCAATCAATAAAATAGTAGAAGTAGAAGAAGAATAAAGTATTCTAATTATCTTTGAGTCGTGAAACAAAAAAATATCTTCATAGTATTGGTTGTACTCTTTTTGGCTGCTTGTGAAAAAGACGATTTTTGCACAAAAAATCCTGTTACACCAAAGTTAATCATCACTTTTTATGATGATATAAACAGAGAAACTCCTAAAAAAGTTCAACGATTATCAATTGTTGCCGACAGCAAGCAAACAGACAGTCTCTTTACAAATATGGCTTCAGATAGTATTGCTATTCCTCTAAACTCTCTTACAAATCAGACGATATATACGTTAAAGAAAAATGCAACAAATGGCGCTATTTCAACAAACGAAATTGCTACTTTTACCATACAATACAACACAAATACAGATTATGTTTCTAGGTCTTGTGGCTTTAAAGTTATTTTTAATAACCTAGAGTTTTCTGCAAATTCAAACTCTTGGATAAAAGATTTTAGCCCCACACAAACTCTAAACCTAGACGACCAAAATAAAGCGCATGTTCAAATATTTCATTAATATTTTTTTACTATTTTTTAGTGTTTTTGTAGTAGCACAAGAACAACAAAAAGATTCTTTATTTGTTAAGCAAAACGACTCTTTAGTATACACAACCAATTACGGATTAAGACTTGGTGTAGATATTAGTAAACCCATATTAGCTAGTTTTAACTCAAGGTATAAGGGACTAGAAATTGTGGGAGATTACAGAATTAAACCCAATTTATACATAGCTGCAGAAGTCGGTTTCGAAGAAGAAAACTCCATAGAAGACTATACCAACTCTACTGCAAAAGGAAATTATATAAGACTTGGTTTTAACTACAATACATACAAAAATTGGCTCGATATGAATAATGAAATTTTTGTAGGTTATAGGTATGGATTTAGTCTTTTTAACCAGACTTTAAATAGTTATACACCAAACGTTTCTGATATAAATTCGGGAAATTATTTTCCTGCTAATTCCATTATTAGTGGAGAAAAAACTAGTTTAAATTCCCATTGGTCAGAACTTATGGTTGGTATTAAAGCAGAAATCATAAAAAATGTTTTTGTAGGTTTTAGTGTTTCATATAAAATTTTAATGAGCATTAAAGAACCAGAAAACTTTAAAACTTTATATTCCCCAGGATTTAATAGAATTTTTGAGAGTAATACAGGCTTTGGCTTTAATTACACCATTAGTTATTTAATTCCTTTTTCAAAAAAATAATAGTATCATTAATTTTTTGTAACTTAGAATTAATGATTTTTTTAAACGAAATTAACCATGAACA encodes:
- the rlmD gene encoding 23S rRNA (uracil(1939)-C(5))-methyltransferase RlmD, which gives rise to MPRRERNKFVKKNEVLELKIEDYAFGGKGIARIHTDDGSFVIFVPNTLPGQLVKAQISKTSKKYAEGKLIDVLEISEDEVPLEYQDIPGAPYIQLPINLQHQYKKESTLSLFKRIGKVENIDDLFDEFVTSPKVFHYRNKMEYGFSAIGYDRVNKTDKDEFTLGFKRRGVWWMGDNLEKDSGLFDKQLEDNLHVIRAYCKDTGLQPWHGPKREGFFRYFVVRKSFKTNELLCNLVTTSDGLENFDLKKFAIFLENILGNRLAGFLHTINDETGDRTIATTGNIKLIYGKDKIVEELLGLNFEISMKSFFQTNPKCAEKLYSKVVDYVLEDKTKVDNTVVMDLFCGTGTIGQIVASKSVNTKIIGVDIVAAAIEDAKKNAKRNNINGLQFFAADVGKFLIEHPTYKNTIKTIILDPARAGIAPKTLQKIINLNADRMVYVSCNPATQARDTELLAIAGYEMKKISLVDQFPHTSHIETVALFEKK
- a CDS encoding 4a-hydroxytetrahydrobiopterin dehydratase, whose protein sequence is MKKLNDFEINKKLEGLIDWEYYDNALHTDFEFDNFKDCMSAMNRIAFECEALNHHPEWTNIYNTLDITLTTHDADGVTELDFNLAAAINKIVEVEEE
- a CDS encoding DUF6452 family protein gives rise to the protein MVVLFLAACEKDDFCTKNPVTPKLIITFYDDINRETPKKVQRLSIVADSKQTDSLFTNMASDSIAIPLNSLTNQTIYTLKKNATNGAISTNEIATFTIQYNTNTDYVSRSCGFKVIFNNLEFSANSNSWIKDFSPTQTLNLDDQNKAHVQIFH
- a CDS encoding DUF6048 family protein; this encodes MFKYFINIFLLFFSVFVVAQEQQKDSLFVKQNDSLVYTTNYGLRLGVDISKPILASFNSRYKGLEIVGDYRIKPNLYIAAEVGFEEENSIEDYTNSTAKGNYIRLGFNYNTYKNWLDMNNEIFVGYRYGFSLFNQTLNSYTPNVSDINSGNYFPANSIISGEKTSLNSHWSELMVGIKAEIIKNVFVGFSVSYKILMSIKEPENFKTLYSPGFNRIFESNTGFGFNYTISYLIPFSKK